The Girardinichthys multiradiatus isolate DD_20200921_A chromosome 6, DD_fGirMul_XY1, whole genome shotgun sequence genome window below encodes:
- the rabggtb gene encoding geranylgeranyl transferase type-2 subunit beta, with amino-acid sequence MSAQLKDVIIKPDASSSLLLDKHADYIAAYGSKKDDYEYTLSEYLRMSGIYWGLTVMDLMGQLQRMNQQEITDFIKACQHECGGISASIGHDPHLLYTLSAVQILCLYDSLDAIDVDKVVEYVKGLQREDGSFAGDKWGEIDTRFSFCAVATLALLGKMDTINVDKAVEFVLSCMNFDGGFGCRPGSESHAGQIYCCTGFLSLTGQLHQLNADLLGWWLCERQLPSGGLNGRPEKLPDVCYSWWVLASLKIIGRIHWIDKAKLRRFILACQDEETGGFADRPGDMVDPFHTLFGVAGLSLLGDKQVKPVNPVLCMPEDVLQRIGLQPDLLS; translated from the exons ATG AGTGCTCAACTGAAAGATGTCATCATCAAGCCTGACGCTTCCAGCTCTCTGCTGCTGGACAAACATGCAGACTATATCGCTGCCTACGGCTCCAAGAAGGATGACTAC GAGTACACGCTGTCTGAGTACCTGAGGATGAGCGGCATCTACTGGGGGCTGACAGTGATGGATCTGATGGGTCAGCTGCAGCGGATGAACCAGCAGGAGATCACAGACTTCATTAAAGCCTGTCAGCATGAGTGTGGAGGCATCAGCGCCAGCATTGGACACGACCCTCACCTGCTCTACACCCTCAGTGCTGTCCAG ATCTTGTGCCTGTATGACAGCTTGGATGCGATCGATGTGGACAAGGTGGTTGAATACGTTAAAGGACTTCAGCGGGAGGACGGCTCCTTTGCAGGGGACAAATGGG GAGAAATTGACACACGGTTTTCTTTCTGTGCTGTTGCTACGCTGGCCTTGCTG GGAAAGATGGACACGATAAACGTCGACAAAGCCGTGGAGTTCGTCTTGTCTTGTATGAATTTCGATGGAGGTTTTGGCTGCAGACCCGGTTCAGAGTCTCACGCTGGTCAG ATTTACTGCTGCACCGGTTTCCTGTCGCTCACCGGCCAGCTCCACCAGCTCAACGCGGACCTGCTGGGATGGTGGCTCTGCGAGAGACAGCTGCCGTCTGGGGGCCTCAACGGAAGACCTGAGAAG CTTCCAGATGTTTGCTACTCGTGGTGGGTCTTGGCGTCTCTGAAAATCATCGGCAGGATTCACTGGATCGACAAAGCCAAGCTGCGGCGCTTTATTCTGGCCTGTCAGGATGAGGAGACAGGAGGATTTGCTGACAGACCAGGAGACATG GTGGATCCTTTCCACACTCTGTTCGGAGTCGCGGGCCTCTCTCTTCTCGGCGACAAGCAGGTCAAACCGGTGAATCCCGTCTTGTGTATGCCCGAGGATGTCCTGCAGAGGATCGGCCTGCAGCCTGACCTTCTCAGCTAG